From Atribacterota bacterium, a single genomic window includes:
- a CDS encoding sugar phosphate isomerase/epimerase: protein MKISFHTDAFNSAVFSFEKALQWAQKNGVHYIEAGLIDGVSWIHGLGYFPHISLTEDPLWVREMMARYGVRFSQLDAAYPLSGNEGLYYGVPYVLKSLSWAKLVDCPNIATTDGLKKPEGMSETEALDLMKRAYGSIIEAAERYQITINIEVHGYFTTNPELLETMLDFAQSPYFGLNFDTGNSFIAGQDPVQFCQRFLSRIKHVHVKDVSESLAQALRGKDTGIGISHAAIGEGVNAENIRTILTILRDAGYRGFLSIECEGQGGPLIERSLRWLRQTLAELHIPEER, encoded by the coding sequence ATGAAAATCAGTTTCCATACCGATGCTTTCAATTCGGCAGTTTTTAGCTTTGAAAAGGCGCTCCAGTGGGCACAGAAAAACGGTGTCCATTATATCGAAGCCGGACTCATCGATGGCGTTTCCTGGATTCATGGTTTGGGGTATTTTCCCCATATTTCCCTTACGGAAGACCCGCTGTGGGTGCGGGAAATGATGGCGCGATACGGTGTCCGGTTTTCCCAGCTGGATGCGGCGTATCCTCTTTCCGGAAATGAGGGACTCTATTATGGTGTACCGTACGTCCTCAAATCCCTTTCCTGGGCGAAACTCGTTGACTGCCCTAATATTGCTACCACCGATGGCCTTAAAAAACCGGAAGGAATGAGTGAAACTGAAGCATTAGATCTGATGAAGCGGGCTTATGGAAGTATCATTGAAGCGGCTGAACGTTATCAAATCACCATCAATATCGAAGTCCATGGCTACTTTACTACCAACCCTGAGCTTTTAGAAACAATGCTCGATTTTGCCCAGAGTCCCTATTTTGGTCTCAATTTCGACACTGGTAACAGTTTCATCGCTGGGCAGGACCCAGTTCAATTTTGTCAGCGCTTTTTATCCCGCATCAAGCATGTCCATGTCAAGGATGTTTCCGAAAGTTTGGCGCAGGCTTTGCGCGGGAAAGATACTGGCATTGGCATTAGTCATGCTGCTATAGGAGAGGGAGTCAATGCCGAAAATATCCGCACCATTCTTACCATCCTGCGGGATGCCGGGTATCGTGGTTTCCTCAGTATCGAATGCGAAGGGCAGGGTGGACCACTCATCGAAAGGTCCCTGCGGTGGCTTCGTCAAACCCTTGCTGAACTCCATATTCCAGAAGAGCGATAG